The genomic stretch AAGCCTCGTGCCTATGACGCCAAACCTGTCGGGAAATAAAGTCGGCATTCCGGTCGTCGGCATTAAGAAAGAAGACGGCGAAGCACTTACCCAGCAAAAAGAAGCCACCTTAAAACTAAAAGCATTCACAAACCAAACCTCCCAGAATATCATCGGAATCAAAAAACCAAAGAACATCAAACATCCAGACATTGTGTACGTGACCGCCCATTACGACAGTGTTCCTTTTTCGCCCGGAGCAAATGACAACGGCTCAGGTACCTCTGTTATGCTGGAGATGGCGCGTGTCTTAAAAAGCGTTCCATCTGATAAAGAAATCCGCTTTATCGCTTTCGGCGCCGAAGAGCTCGGCCTGCTCGGCTCCTCTCACTATGTAGATCATCTATCGGAAAAAGAGCTGAAACGAAGCGAAGTGAACTTCAACTTAGATATGGTAGGCACAAGCTGGGAAAAAGCGTCTGAGCTGTATGTCAACACATTGGATGGCCAATCTAACTATGTTTGGGAATCCAGCCGTACGGCTGCTGAAAAAATTGGGTTTGACAGCCTGTCTCTGACACAGGGAGGATCATCTGATCATGTGCCATTCCACGAAGCCGGCATTGATTCCGCTAACTTTATTTGGGGAGACCCGGAAACAGAAGAAGTTGAGCCGTGGTATCATACCCCTGAAGACTCGATCGAACATATCAGCAAAGAACGCCTCCAGCAAGCAGGCGATCTTGTGACAGCCGCTGTCTATGAGGCTGTGAAAAAAGAGAAGAAACCGAAAACCATTAAGAAACAAATGAAGGCGAAAGCATCTGACATTTTTGAAGATATCAAATAAAAAAAGACGGCACTTGGGTGCCGTCTTTTTTAATCCACTTCTTTCTTAATCCCCAGCATTTTCTCATCTAGGTAATGGGCAATCTCCGCGGCTTCTTTCAGCTCATCTGTTAATTGCTTAGGAACGTCATTGTTCAATTTATAATAAATTTTATGTTCAAGGCTCGCCCAGAAATCCATCGCGATTGTCCGGATTTGAATTTCTGCTTTGACGTATTCCACACGGTTCGTTAAATTCACAGGCATCTCAATGATTAAATGCAGGCTTCGATAGCCATTCGGTTTGGGTGTCTGGATATAATCCTTTACCTTTACGATTCTCAAATCTTCATGCTGCTTCAACACATTCACGACATTATAAATGTCAGAAATAAAGGAACAGATGATGCGCACGCCGGCAATGTCGTGAATATGCTCCTTCATTTCCTTCGTCGTAATCTCACAGCCCTTTCTCATTAACTTATTCACGATGCTTTCAAAGCTTTTTACACGGGATTTTGTATGTTCAATCGGGTTGTGTCCGTGAATGAGGTTATATTCCTGGCTGATAATTGAGAACTTTGTATCGAGCGCATCTAGCGCAAATTTATAAACTAATAACTCATTTTTCCAATCTTCCATTAC from Bacillus subtilis subsp. subtilis str. 168 encodes the following:
- the relQ gene encoding (p)ppGpp synthetase (Evidence 1a: Function from experimental evidences in the studied strain; PubMedId: 17714452, 18067544, 19447912, 22333191, 22950019, 24163341, 25331430, 26211718; Product type e: enzyme) yields the protein MDLSVTHMDDLKTVMEDWKNELLVYKFALDALDTKFSIISQEYNLIHGHNPIEHTKSRVKSFESIVNKLMRKGCEITTKEMKEHIHDIAGVRIICSFISDIYNVVNVLKQHEDLRIVKVKDYIQTPKPNGYRSLHLIIEMPVNLTNRVEYVKAEIQIRTIAMDFWASLEHKIYYKLNNDVPKQLTDELKEAAEIAHYLDEKMLGIKKEVD
- the eapD gene encoding exported double-zinc aminopeptidase (Evidence 1a: Function from experimental evidences in the studied strain; PubMedId: 15668014, 23426795, 26898926, 28257579; Product type e: enzyme) encodes the protein MKKLLTVMTMAVLTAGTLLLPAQSVTPAAHAVQISNSERELPFKAKHAYSTISQLSEAIGPRIAGTAAEKKSALLIASSMRKLKLDVKVQRFNIPDRLEGTLSSAGRDILLQAASGSAPTEEQGLTAPLYNAGLGYQKDFTADAKGKIALISRGDLTYYEKAKNAEAAGAKAVIIYNNKESLVPMTPNLSGNKVGIPVVGIKKEDGEALTQQKEATLKLKAFTNQTSQNIIGIKKPKNIKHPDIVYVTAHYDSVPFSPGANDNGSGTSVMLEMARVLKSVPSDKEIRFIAFGAEELGLLGSSHYVDHLSEKELKRSEVNFNLDMVGTSWEKASELYVNTLDGQSNYVWESSRTAAEKIGFDSLSLTQGGSSDHVPFHEAGIDSANFIWGDPETEEVEPWYHTPEDSIEHISKERLQQAGDLVTAAVYEAVKKEKKPKTIKKQMKAKASDIFEDIK